One part of the Plasmodium yoelii strain 17X genome assembly, chromosome: 13 genome encodes these proteins:
- a CDS encoding inner membrane complex protein 1f, putative yields the protein MLKNTIKTNRTKREQSRALLEKKLSKDSVTSTKFCDSSEDREEDLNSSNNINLNILKKSNNTKISNADNTDSFIRNNKSYLKSFSAKSNKKNSYKLNKVIELNKDNDIVSYNNIKQEHSKREETNLGDSIIYDNIENNNFGVYSGKPQESIRNQIQSENQVISNFKENNNIFLRNVSDIPSGGNITNLSYISPFEKGNLINTENNLRSDITVNNKLAYPYYDNKSNYLKNELDYCNISDTFKSSSIIGANYNTTNLYNDNYLEAINKENLKFFMNNNLNIRENNLNNYTNSLKPYALGNYNNYNLPTYNNNSNLSNNLSNNLSSATSNNFDLYGHNNSLVRDKFTAPHSNFNSIENKHKDIEAYNKPLNELYSNPYITNEMDFTNMYNSYTPIDNNNTKKVIDNSNYIINGSTSLPMSNLGTSNFGITAPGNVYDNKINLDVYNNNSNDHHINLNETKFSEHINNESSNCMIKEPIVENENKLLKPANTILENEIRQTDVTVSEKVSSHTDYSRATHSSHVVDKKIVHEGFETIKIPKYREVEIVEKIVEIPVVHKVNKYVNKYEIKEVEKVVKKPINKYVETKIEVPELHFQDKIVEVPELQEVVKIVEKEEVKERLVYKNKIETKIIPKYIEVPVIKIVNKYESYDDIGEVIKTVPVKKIVEIPNEVIKKVKVPIKKIIEEPNYVPIIKYRDIPIEKIRYVPKVQTIELVKNIPKIIDIPVPVKVPKIKIIDKPVYVNKYVDRPVVVPVSKTIKPIYKYEGKKVIEIPIHKPYIVTHDTIVPRYVDNDMRNGRCEVYARRLDINSLNPTIRNELFNTVNKNNFNLQRSMSASNLLGNRKYTGDICYSSNNINFNGINKIDSNTLLSNRYSKLNFDKKCDFGYNTSVRNNMRYVPETMSRNNNMHANRNSNGLQFSKSLNNNNNIGMGSNGFFDFSKNVCHSSNPIKGSNNNGRGGPMFNLNEIIVKGRNRSNSINGRDRSGLARNGFNSPNRLHNGNSGKNLNFNQNSQFNKNTGNNNYGYINNMTNKFKNEEQLYKYQSDTRENIRSNDYRSRNNSNSIPPSRNLSPSVGSVDGISTYVVEYLGDNERKISDRSFTNEINNNMSENIGSNYSFSGDMCT from the exons ATGCTGAAAAATACcataaaaacaaatagaaCAAAGCGAGAACAA AGTAGGGcattattagaaaaaaaattgtcgAAAGATTCTGTTACGTCTACAAAATTTTgc GATTCATCTGAAGATCGAGAAGAAGATTTAAACAGCAGCAACAacattaatttaaatatattgaaaaaatcaaataatacaaaaatttCAAATGCTGATAATACTGATTCATTTATTCGTAACAATAAGTCGTATTTGAAAAGTTTTTCTGCAAAAtctaacaaaaaaaattcatacaAGTTAAATAAAGTGATTGAATTGAATAAGGATAACGACATAGTTTCatataataacataaaaCAAGAACATTCGAAAAGAGAAGAGACAAATTTAGGTGATAGTATAATTTAtgataatatagaaaataataactttGGGGTATATAGTGGAAAGCCTCAAGAAAGTATCAGAAATCAAATACAAAGTGAAAATCAAGTAATATCtaattttaaagaaaataataatatatttctgaGGAACGTATCAGATATACCAAGTGGTGGGAACATAACAaatttatcttatatatcaCCATTTGAAAAAGGCAACTTGATAAATactgaaaataatttacgTAGTGATATTACTGTTAATAACAAATTGGCATATCCGTATTATGATAACAAAagtaattatttaaaaaacgaATTAGATTATTGCAATATATCTGATACATTTAAATCATCTTCTATTATTGGTGCAAATTATAATACCACCAATTTGTATAATGATAATTACTTAGAAGCTATTAACAAAGAAAATTTgaaattttttatgaataataatttgaacaTACGCgaaaataatttgaataattaCACTAACAGTCTTAAACCATATGCGCTTGGTAATTACAATAACTACAATTTGcctacatataataataatagtaatttGAGCAATAATTTGAGCAACAATTTGAGCAGTGCTACGAGtaataattttgatttaTATGGACATAATAATTCATTAGTTAGGGATAAATTTACCGCGCCGCATTCAAATTTTAATAGTATAGAAAATAAGCATAAAGACATAGAAGCATATAATAAGCCTTTAAATGAGTTATATAGTAACCCATATATAACGAATGAAATGGACTTtacaaatatgtataatagtTATACACCAATAGACAATAATAACACCAAAAAAGTTATTGATAATTCAAATTACATAATTAATGGAAGTACATCATTACCTATGTCAAATTTAGGTACATCTAATTTTGGGATTACAGCCCCTGGAAATGTTTacgataataaaataaatttagatgtgtataataataatagtaatgatCACCATATTAATCTGAATGAAACCAAATTTTCAGagcatattaataatgaatCTAGTAATTGTATGATTAAGGAACCTATAGTAGAAAacgaaaataaattattaaaaccTGCAAATACAATATTGGAAAATGAAATAAGACAAACGGATGTTACAGTATCTGAAAAAGTTAGTTCTCACACTGACTATTCCAGAGCAACTCACAGTTCCCATGTtgttgataaaaaaatagtgcATGAAGGATTTGAAACTATAAAAATCCCCAAATACCGTGAAGTAGAAATAGTTGAGAAAATTGTTGAAATTCCAGTAGTACACAAAGTTAACAAATATGTGAATAAGTATGAAATTAAAGAAGTAGAAAAGGTAGTAAAGAAGCCAATTAACAAATATGTTGAAACTAAAATAGAAGTACCTGAATTACATTTCCAAGACAAAATAGTTGAGGTTCCTGAATTACAAGAAGTTGTAAAGATTGTTGAAAAGGAAGAAGTGAAAGAAAGACTTgtatataagaataaaattgaaacaaaaataataccaAAATATATTGAAGTGCCTGTGATCAAAATAGTCAACAAATATGAAAGTTATGATGATATAGGTGAAGTTATAAAAACAGTGCCAGTAAAGAAAATAGTGGAAATACCAAAtgaagtaataaaaaaagttaaagttcctattaaaaaaataattgaagaACCTAATTATGTtccaataattaaatatcgAGATATTCCAATAGAAAAAATTAGATATGTTCCTAAAGTCCAAACAATTGaattagtaaaaaatattcctAAAATTATAGATATTCCAGTTCCAGTAAAAGTtcccaaaataaaaataatagataaaCCAGTTTAcgtaaataaatatgttgaTAGACCAGTAGTTGTACCAGTTTCAAAAACAATTAAgccaatatataaatatgaaggTAAAAAGGTGATAGAAATACCTATACATAAACCTTACATTGTTACACACGATACAATTGTTCCTAGGTATGTTGATAATGATATGCGTAATGGTAGATGCGAAGTATATGCTAGAAGATTAGACATAAATTCGTTGAATCCAACAATAAGaaatgaattatttaatacagtaaataaaaacaacTTTAATTTACAAAGGTCAATGAGTGCAAGTAATCTTTTAggaaatagaaaatatacTGGTGACATTTGCTATTCATCTAACAATATAAACTTTAatggaataaataaaattgatagCAATACATTATTGTCGAACAGATATTCTAAATTAAATTTCGACAAAAAATGTGATTTTGGTTATAATACAAGTGTACGAAATAATATGAGATATGTTCCAGAAACCATGTCtcgaaataataatatgcatgCTAATAGAAATTCGAATGGATTACAATTTTCGAAAAGtttgaataataataataatatagggATGGGTAGTAATGGTTTTTTTGActtttcaaaaaatgtttGTCATTCGAGTAACCCAATAAAAGGCAGCAATAACAATGGCAGAGGGGGCCCTATgtttaatttaaatgaaattATTGTCAAAGGCAGAAATAGAAGCAATAGTATTAATGGTAGAGATAGAAGTGGCTTAGCAAGAAATGGTTTTAATTCTCCAAATAGATTACATAATGGCAATAGTGGGAAAAATTTGAATTTTAACCAAAATTCTcaatttaacaaaaatacGGGGAACAATAATTATGGGTATATAAACAATATGACGAATAAATTTAAGAATGAAGAACAATTATATAAGTACCAATCAGATACTCGAGAAAATATAAGAAGCAATGATTACAGAAGTAGAAATAATTCCAATAGTATCCCCCCATCAAGAAATCTAAGCCCTAGTGTCGGATCTGTCGATGGAATTAGCACATATGTTGTTGAATATTTAGGAGATaatgaaagaaaaattaGCGATCGTAGTTTTactaatgaaataaataacaatatgTCAGAAAATATAGGTAGCAATTATTCTTTTAGTGGTGATATGTGTACATAG